TCTCTTCGCGGCGAGCTCGAAACGGCGGCCGATCATCCAGGCGTAGGGGCCGTCGCCGGTCATGCGCTTGCCAAAAGTCGCGTCATAGGCCTTGCCGCCGCGCGTCGAGCGCACGAGCGAGAGCGCGTGACGCGCCTTGTCGGGAAAATGCTGCACGAGCCATTCGCTGAACAGCTCGCGCACCTCGAGCGGCAGGCGCAGCAGGATGTAACCCGCCTCGCGGGCGCCGGCCGCATGGGCGCGGGCAAGGATCGCCTCGATTTCCTCGTCGTTGATCGCCGGGATGACAGGCGCCGTCATCACCGCCACGGGGACGCCGGCGGCGGCGATTTTTTCCATGGCGTCGAGGCGGCGGGCCGGCGTCGCCGCGCGCGGCTCCATGAGACGCGCAAGCTTCGGATCGAGCGTCGTCACCGAAAAGGCCACCTTGGCGAGCCCGTCCTTCGCCATGTCGGCGAGGAGGTCGAGATCGCGCAGCACCAGCGCGGATTTGGTGACGATGGCGACCGGATGTTTCGCCCGCGCCAGGACTTCCAGAACCGAGCGCATGACGCGGTGGCGTTTCTCGACAGGCTGATAGGGATCGGTGTTCGTGCCGATGGCGATGACCTTGGGCGCGTAGCTTGGCGCGGAGAGCTCGCGCTCGAGAAGCTGCGCCGCGCCCTCCTTCACGAAAAGCTCGGTCTCGAAATCGAGCCCCGGCGACAGGCCCATATAGGCGTGGGTCGGCCGTGCGAAACAATAGACGCAGCCATGTTCGCAGCCGCGATAGGGATTGATCGAGCGATCGAAGGAAATGTCGGGCGAGTCGTTGCGCGTGATGATCGACCGTGGCTTCTCCGTGTGGATGTTCGTCTTCAGCGCGTCGAGGCTGTCGAGCGAACCCCAGCCGTCGTCGATCTCCTCCCGGACTTCGGCTTCATAGCGGCCGCTGCGCCTGGTGAGCGTTCCACGCCCCCGGCGCCGCTCGGCGATGACGGCGCCAGCCGCCGCGTCAGGGGGAGACGGTAATTCCGCAAGCCGGCCCATGAGACGATCCGTTCCAAAACTTTCGATGGGAGGCCGAACGCGCCGGCCTCCCATTCTCGCGACTTGGGGACTTCATGCCCCGCCGCGGCTCGACCTGCCGAAGCGGAACATAGCGCGAATAAGGAACAGATATAGAACAAAGCGGCGGGGCGCAAGAGGGGTTTCGGGTGAAGGGGGCGGGGTTCACCGGAGAAAGGGCAGAGGCGGCGAAGCTCCCTCCCCACCCCTCCCCCGCTTTGCGGGAGAGGGAGCAAATCGCGGCCTTCATCGAGACTGCTGTCGCGAACGTCCCCTCTCCCGCGAAAGCGGGGGAGGGACAGGGAGGGGGTCTCTCAGCCGCTGAGACCAAACCGGCTCGGCAAAAGAAAACCCCCGCGCCGGCGACGGCGCGGGGGCTGATTGTTCGACCGGAATGGCCGGCGCGTTACGCCGGGGCCTTCTCGTCCTCGGAGGCGACGACCTGCAGGAAGGTCTCGGCGGCCTCGCGGCGCTCGAAGACATGCGGCTGCAAGCCACGCTTGGCCATCGCTTCCTTCATCTTCATGCGGGCGAAGGCCGAGGTCGCGTAGCGCGTCGTCGTCAGATAGTAGTGCTGGCTCAGATATTCGATCATCTCGGCGTAATCGTCGTAGAGCGCTTCGCTTATATGCGCCCCGTCGTGATTGACGACCGAGTTCACGCGCTTGCCGACCTTCTCGCAGGCCGTGACCAGCGCCTTGCGCATCTCGTCGACGTCCTTCTTGGTGCGCGCGTGCCAGCCCTCGAGATTGAGGAACAGGATGTTGCGCGTCGGATCGTAGCTGATGCGCTGATCGAGATTGAGATTGAGCAGATCATTCATCAGGCCCATGGGCTCGTCGATGAAGATGCGCTTGTCCATCAACACCGGCTCGTTGATGACCGGCTTGAAGTCCATGAAGGGCAGGATGTGCTTGTCGATGTCGATGCCCGGCGCGACCTCGATCAGCTCCAGGCCATTATCCTTGAGCTGGAACACGCAGCGCTCGGTCACATAATAGACCGGCTGCTTGCGCTTCTGGGCGAATTTGCCCGAGAAGGTCGTCTGCTCGACGGAGTTGAGGAACTTCTTGTTCCGTCCCTCCTGAACGATATTCACCTTGCCGTCGGCGATCTCGACGCGCAGGCCGCCATTGGTGAAGGTGCCGGCGAAGACGACGAGGCGCGCGTTCTGGCTGATGTTGATGAAGCCGCCGCAGCCGTTCAGACGCCCGCCGAATTTCGAGGTATTGACATTGCCCTGCAGGTCGCACTCCGCCATGCCGAGACAGGTCATGTCGAGACCGCCGCCGTCGTAGAAGTCGAACTGCTGATTCTGCTGGATGATGCTGTCGGCGTTGGTGGCGGCGCCGAAGCTCGACCCCGAGGCGAGCACGCCGCCAATGGCGCCGGCTTCCGTCGTCAGGGTGATGTAGGGCGTGAGCTTTTCTTCGTTGGCGACGGCGGCGATGCCCTCCGGCGCGCCGACGCCCAGATTCACGACGCCGTTCGGCGGCAGCTCGAAGGAGGCGCGCCGCGCGATGACCTTGCGCTCGTCGAGCGGCATTTTGGCGAGCTTCTCGACCGGCACGCGGACTTCGCCGGCCAGCGCCGAATTATACATGACGCCGTAATTCATCCGGTGCATTTCGGGC
The DNA window shown above is from Methylocystis echinoides and carries:
- a CDS encoding acyl CoA:acetate/3-ketoacid CoA transferase, encoding MANNKVISADEAIALIRDNDVVTTTGFVQSCIPEALHAALEKRYVETQHPRDLTLIMTAGAGDSKGLGTGRLHHEGLLKRVIAANFGRMPKVAQAAQENKILGYNLPQGVISQLYRTCASGQPGLFSKVGLYTYVDPRFGGGKVNEVTTEDIVKYHNIQGEEWLFYIATKIDVAFIRGTSADPSGNISMEKEALVLDNLAQAMAAHNNGGLVIAQVERIVEQGSIKPKDVHVPGILVSAVVVADQPEMHRMNYGVMYNSALAGEVRVPVEKLAKMPLDERKVIARRASFELPPNGVVNLGVGAPEGIAAVANEEKLTPYITLTTEAGAIGGVLASGSSFGAATNADSIIQQNQQFDFYDGGGLDMTCLGMAECDLQGNVNTSKFGGRLNGCGGFINISQNARLVVFAGTFTNGGLRVEIADGKVNIVQEGRNKKFLNSVEQTTFSGKFAQKRKQPVYYVTERCVFQLKDNGLELIEVAPGIDIDKHILPFMDFKPVINEPVLMDKRIFIDEPMGLMNDLLNLNLDQRISYDPTRNILFLNLEGWHARTKKDVDEMRKALVTACEKVGKRVNSVVNHDGAHISEALYDDYAEMIEYLSQHYYLTTTRYATSAFARMKMKEAMAKRGLQPHVFERREAAETFLQVVASEDEKAPA
- a CDS encoding PA0069 family radical SAM protein; translated protein: MGRLAELPSPPDAAAGAVIAERRRGRGTLTRRSGRYEAEVREEIDDGWGSLDSLDALKTNIHTEKPRSIITRNDSPDISFDRSINPYRGCEHGCVYCFARPTHAYMGLSPGLDFETELFVKEGAAQLLERELSAPSYAPKVIAIGTNTDPYQPVEKRHRVMRSVLEVLARAKHPVAIVTKSALVLRDLDLLADMAKDGLAKVAFSVTTLDPKLARLMEPRAATPARRLDAMEKIAAAGVPVAVMTAPVIPAINDEEIEAILARAHAAGAREAGYILLRLPLEVRELFSEWLVQHFPDKARHALSLVRSTRGGKAYDATFGKRMTGDGPYAWMIGRRFELAAKRLGFAATTTKLRTDLFEPPRRGPQQLTLF